A single genomic interval of Pseudorasbora parva isolate DD20220531a chromosome 21, ASM2467924v1, whole genome shotgun sequence harbors:
- the gpr142 gene encoding probable G-protein coupled receptor 142 isoform X2 — MAQRPASGRMSAALRRVNILTLVALYRLAVRTQKALYVYLLALTGSDILSQLFIIFVGFLLETAVFHRDVPVLLLRSVSMMEFSANHASIWATVPLTVDRYVALCHPLLHRQISYPARARRIIAVVFTLALASGVPFFWWSDMWRVSRAPNSLDTALIWTHVTIIYFLPCCIFLVLNSLIILRLRKRQRHQMCKDESGKQLALPGKLGKTTAMLLAVTSVFAILWAPRTGVVLYHLYVSSVHNDWRVHLAYDLSNMFAMLNTAVNFFLYCFVSKPFRAAVRDVLLFRGAPLHPRRPLHHQRNAANASTSSISSTKRSQREITPLSPKRADIKM, encoded by the exons ATGGCACAGCGCCCGGCCAGCGGGAGGATGAGCGCAGCGCTCAGGAGAG TGAACATCCTGACATTGGTGGCTCTTTACCGGCTGGCTGTTCGTACCCAGAAGGCCCTCTACGTGTATCTTCTTGCTCTAACCGGCTCGGACATCCTCAGCCAGTTGTTCATCATCTTCGTGGGCTTCCTGCTCGAAACGGCCGTGTTTCACAGAGACGTCCCTGTGCTTTTGCTGCGCTCGGTCAGTATGATGGAGTTTTCCGCCAACCACGCATCCATATGGGCCACCGTACCCCTCACGGTCGACCGTTACGTTGCTTTGTGCCACCCACTACTCCACCGACAGATCAGCTACCCGGCTCGGGCCCGGCGGATCATCGCGGTGGTATTTACTTTGGCACTGGCGTCCGGCGTGCCATTCTTCTGGTGGTCGGACATGTGGAGGGTCAGCCGCGCGCCCAACAGCTTGGATACCGCCCTGATTTGGACCCACGTGACTATTATTTACTTTCTTCCATGCTGCATCTTCCTCGTGCTAAACTCCTTGATCATTCTAAGGCTCCGGAAGAGACAGCGACATCAGATGTGCAAAGACGAGAGTGGGAAACAACTGGCACTGCCAGGCAAGCTGGGTAAAACCACAGCTATGCTCCTAGCAGTGACTTCTGTGTTTGCTATACTGTGGGCACCTCGTACTGGAGTGGTGCTCTACCATCTTTATGTGTCATCGGTGCACAACGATTGGCGGGTGCATCTAGCATACGATTTATCCAACATGTTTGCCATGCTAAACACTGCTGTGAATTTCTTTCTATACTGTTTTGTCAGCAAACCCTTTAGAGCAGCAGTGAGGGATGTCCTGTTGTTCAGAGGGGCACCGTTGCACCCACGTCGGCCCCTTCATCACCAGCGCAATGCTGCCAATGCCTCCACCTCCTCTATTTCCAGCACCAAACGTTCCCAGCGAGAGATAACCCCTCTCTCTCCCAAAAGGGCAGACATCAAGATGTAG
- the gpr142 gene encoding probable G-protein coupled receptor 142 isoform X1, translated as MIDWHNGTAPGQREDERSAQERSECVLAYIPVVYYSALLCIGVPVNILTLVALYRLAVRTQKALYVYLLALTGSDILSQLFIIFVGFLLETAVFHRDVPVLLLRSVSMMEFSANHASIWATVPLTVDRYVALCHPLLHRQISYPARARRIIAVVFTLALASGVPFFWWSDMWRVSRAPNSLDTALIWTHVTIIYFLPCCIFLVLNSLIILRLRKRQRHQMCKDESGKQLALPGKLGKTTAMLLAVTSVFAILWAPRTGVVLYHLYVSSVHNDWRVHLAYDLSNMFAMLNTAVNFFLYCFVSKPFRAAVRDVLLFRGAPLHPRRPLHHQRNAANASTSSISSTKRSQREITPLSPKRADIKM; from the exons ATGATTGACTGGCACAATGGCACAGCGCCCGGCCAGCGGGAGGATGAGCGCAGCGCTCAGGAGAGGTCAGAGTGTGTGCTGGCTTACATCCCTGTCGTCTACTACAGTGCTCTGTTGTGTATCGGAGTGCCAG TGAACATCCTGACATTGGTGGCTCTTTACCGGCTGGCTGTTCGTACCCAGAAGGCCCTCTACGTGTATCTTCTTGCTCTAACCGGCTCGGACATCCTCAGCCAGTTGTTCATCATCTTCGTGGGCTTCCTGCTCGAAACGGCCGTGTTTCACAGAGACGTCCCTGTGCTTTTGCTGCGCTCGGTCAGTATGATGGAGTTTTCCGCCAACCACGCATCCATATGGGCCACCGTACCCCTCACGGTCGACCGTTACGTTGCTTTGTGCCACCCACTACTCCACCGACAGATCAGCTACCCGGCTCGGGCCCGGCGGATCATCGCGGTGGTATTTACTTTGGCACTGGCGTCCGGCGTGCCATTCTTCTGGTGGTCGGACATGTGGAGGGTCAGCCGCGCGCCCAACAGCTTGGATACCGCCCTGATTTGGACCCACGTGACTATTATTTACTTTCTTCCATGCTGCATCTTCCTCGTGCTAAACTCCTTGATCATTCTAAGGCTCCGGAAGAGACAGCGACATCAGATGTGCAAAGACGAGAGTGGGAAACAACTGGCACTGCCAGGCAAGCTGGGTAAAACCACAGCTATGCTCCTAGCAGTGACTTCTGTGTTTGCTATACTGTGGGCACCTCGTACTGGAGTGGTGCTCTACCATCTTTATGTGTCATCGGTGCACAACGATTGGCGGGTGCATCTAGCATACGATTTATCCAACATGTTTGCCATGCTAAACACTGCTGTGAATTTCTTTCTATACTGTTTTGTCAGCAAACCCTTTAGAGCAGCAGTGAGGGATGTCCTGTTGTTCAGAGGGGCACCGTTGCACCCACGTCGGCCCCTTCATCACCAGCGCAATGCTGCCAATGCCTCCACCTCCTCTATTTCCAGCACCAAACGTTCCCAGCGAGAGATAACCCCTCTCTCTCCCAAAAGGGCAGACATCAAGATGTAG